CTTTAATAGGGTTTTAATGACTTTGAGCTAATGTTGCTTTGGTTTGTAAATAAACGGTTTTGGATTCGTCTTGTATTGCTAAGGATATAATGATGTAATCTTTTAACCATTGTTTTTTCAGTTCCAGGTGTTGCTATTCCATTTATTTTTTCTGCGGTCTCTTCTAGTGAGGCAAGTATAGTATTTGAAGTTTCTTCAGCTATTTTTTGCACATATTTAGGTTTAAAACCAAGCGATTCAGACATGGCAGTAATATGTTCTTTTGTGATATTCGACGGGATGTTTTCATCACCAATTTTGAATGCAAATTTACGAGATAATCCAGAATAAAGTGAGGTGGAGATTAGATCGTAAAATGGTGTGATTCTGACACCTTCATTTGGTAGAAAATAGATGGATATATTTTTTGCATGGCTGTCATTGTTGCCTACGAATAGATTGAAAAATATCCATTGAATAAAGCGCTTCATATCAGCTGCTATCACGCCATTTTCATTGAGTAACTCTCGACACCTTAACAAGGTTGGCCCACCATCTGATTCATATTTAACTGTAGATGGTTTTCCGTCTAACTGGCATAAATCCAATTGATGTAATCTTTTAATAATTCCATCATTACCTTCTACTCTGTCATACCTTTTGATCATGCAGGCTTTTGCAAGTGGTTGATAGCTTACTTTAGCCACACCAAGCGATACTTCATCCGCTAGTGTCATCACAAAAGTTTCATTAATTGCAGAAGCCCAAACGCCTTCAATACCTTTAATATCAGGTTTAAGAATATAAGTGGATGGTGAGTTTCCAAGTGGTAGTTGTGGGTCTCCATTGGCATCAATACAAATGCTGAGTTTTCTTTGTGCGCCTGCTAGTGATATTCTCACTCGATCTTCTTCACGAACTTCTTGAATGACGCCTTGTTCTTGGGCAAACTCATCCGCAACATCTTGCCAAGTAATTGGTTTTGATTGTGATGGTTGAGGTGTTTCACCTTCAGTTAGAATAGTTAAATCACTTGCAGTGTCTCCACCAATGACGCTAAGAAGTCCGAATGTAGTGGTCACTTGATGCCT
This region of Methylophilaceae bacterium genomic DNA includes:
- a CDS encoding type II toxin-antitoxin system HipA family toxin, translating into MSEAKKLDIYRDHQLVGTLFNQEPIKFVYSSSYKDKGLSPNLPLSEAVHSGLAVESFFENLLPESTIRDVLKLRHQVTTTFGLLSVIGGDTASDLTILTEGETPQPSQSKPITWQDVADEFAQEQGVIQEVREEDRVRISLAGAQRKLSICIDANGDPQLPLGNSPSTYILKPDIKGIEGVWASAINETFVMTLADEVSLGVAKVSYQPLAKACMIKRYDRVEGNDGIIKRLHQLDLCQLDGKPSTVKYESDGGPTLLRCRELLNENGVIAADMKRFIQWIFFNLFVGNNDSHAKNISIYFLPNEGVRITPFYDLISTSLYSGLSRKFAFKIGDENIPSNITKEHITAMSESLGFKPKYVQKIAEETSNTILASLEETAEKINGIATPGTEKTMVKRLHHYILSNTRRIQNRLFTNQSNISSKSLKPY